CGGTTGACCACCTCGCCATCCAAAAAGAGCGTGGTGCTGCCGCCCCCGTCCAAGTTCATGGCGCGCTCGGCGCCGAGGCTCAAGAAGAGCGGCACCAGCTCACGGGCGGTCATGCCGTCGGCGGTGACGAGGAGCACCGTCCCGTCCGGGCGCACGCCGATGGCGCTCCGGTCGGTGCGCTTGGTGAGCATGTCGCCGATAAAGTCCTCGCTGTCCGGCGCATAGGCGGGCCGGCCACCCTGAAGCAGCAGCGGCCCGGCCTCGACCGCGTAAGGCAGGCTGCCGAAGGCGGCAGGGCTGAAGCTGGCCTCGAGGCTCGCCCTGACGCCCGTCCGCACCGCGCTCAGCTCAACAACGCCCGGGTCGTAGCTCACCACGAAGCCTCCCGGCGGCACGGTGCGCGCGCCGTAGCCGTTGTCGCTCACCCGCCCGTCCGCCACCACCAGCGCCCGGCCGGCTTCCTGGCCCACCTGCTGGCCTACTTGGCTGTGGACGTGCACCTCGCCCCGCGCGCTCAGCTGGCTCAGCGCGTAGCCACGCGCGCCAACTCGCAAGGTCATGTCCGAGCGGACCCGCTCGATGGTCGGTGCGCCTCCGCCAAAGCCGATAGTGGCTCGCCCGAGATAGGCCGCCGCGCCGGCGCGGCCGGGAAAGGGCAGCGACCGAGTGCTGTGATCCACCCGCAAGAGGCCGATGGCCGCGGCGGTCCGGGTGTCGAAGAAGCCCGCGTTGACGGCCGCCAGGCTGCCGCCGGCAAGCTGGCTCAGGGGCCGTGCCAGCGCGGTCTCGCCGACCACCCGGAAGTGCCCGTAGCCCGGCGCGATCTCGACTAAGTGAACGCCGCTGCTGCCCAGGCTGGTGGGCGCGGTAAAGCGGCGGTAGGACACGCCGGGGCGAACCTGGCGCGTCTCCTCCTGGACGTCGGCGAAGCGCAGAAAGTCGAGATCGACGACCACACGGCTCGGCTCGGCGAGAGGAAAGGCCTGGTAGACCAGCCCGGAGCCCGCGACGAGGAGGCGGAGCCCGTCTCCGCGGCTGTCGAGCACGACATCGACGCTGTCGCCGCCCATGATGCGCCCCCCGAGGTCGCTGGGGACGAGCAGATCGGGCAGCGGGATGCTGGCTAGGCCCTGGTCCTCGAGCCTGCCCTCCTGCCGCACCCCCTCGAGCGCCTCTCCGCCCAGTGCCCCGGCCAGATCGAGCACCACCCGGACGCTGCTCGTCTCGCCGATGCGCACCCCCGTCAGTCGTGGCAGGGAAGGGGCGAGGGCCTCCAAGACCAGCTCGCTCACATAGACCTGCCCGCCCTCGCGCAGGGGCGGGATGTCA
The Deinococcota bacterium genome window above contains:
- a CDS encoding phosphodiester glycosidase family protein, with protein sequence MKLSLRLYLLLGFALFGVAGAQDRLYLVPPSMVTESPAALQIQHGDTHIAYIDGLGWLPYGPDIPPLREGGQVYVSELVLEALAPSLPRLTGVRIGETSSVRVVLDLAGALGGEALEGVRQEGRLEDQGLASIPLPDLLVPSDLGGRIMGGDSVDVVLDSRGDGLRLLVAGSGLVYQAFPLAEPSRVVVDLDFLRFADVQEETRQVRPGVSYRRFTAPTSLGSSGVHLVEIAPGYGHFRVVGETALARPLSQLAGGSLAAVNAGFFDTRTAAAIGLLRVDHSTRSLPFPGRAGAAAYLGRATIGFGGGAPTIERVRSDMTLRVGARGYALSQLSARGEVHVHSQVGQQVGQEAGRALVVADGRVSDNGYGARTVPPGGFVVSYDPGVVELSAVRTGVRASLEASFSPAAFGSLPYAVEAGPLLLQGGRPAYAPDSEDFIGDMLTKRTDRSAIGVRPDGTVLLVTADGMTARELVPLFLSLGAERAMNLDGGGSTTLFLDGEVVNRRFERPIVSAIVWTPHLPSSR